GACTTTGTAGCCCGTATCCACCGTTTTGCTGTAGGCGAGCCCGTAGACCGTCGCGATCGCCAGGCACCAGATGAAACGATGCGCGAGCCAGGCCGCGCGTCTTCGATACGGGTGCGGTTCGCTCCGAAAACTCTTCGTGTCGCCGGGGTCAAACGCGCGGCCGCACTCCGGGCAGCTGCTGCTTTCCAGCTGCGCCAGCGGGTAGGTGCACTGTCTGCAATACATGCGATTCCCTCGCCGGCTGCGGGAGCCCTGCGCCGCAGCCGGGTTCCATCGTAGGGGATCGTGGGGTTGAAATCTACAATGAATGACGGGTTGGCTCTTGACCTATGCCGTGATACGCCGATAATCCAAGTGTCGAGCGCGACGCGGCTGAGCCCAGGCGGGAGAACCCCGAACCAGTCGGCCTCCGGAACCTCGACCGACCGTTGGCCAAACTGTTTGGCATGGCGGGCGTTGTGGCCGACGGAGACGTCGTCGGCCTTCAATCCTCCGGCGCCCCGTTGTATGCGGGGGACGGCTGGTCAAGCCCCTTCCCGAAAGCGAGGTGATCCAGTGTCTGACTGTTATCCGTGTAGGAACGGGGTGCGTTAGCTCCACTCGACGGAGCGGACGCTAAGTCCGCGCCCCGGAACACGAGACCCTACGGCTCCTGCCCCCCAACCGGGGGTGGGAGTCTTTTCTTTTGCAAGGGCGGGAGTCGGTGCGGGTGTAAACTGGTTCTTATCACAGGACCCGTGGGGCAGACATTCCTGTCTGCCATCCGGCGCAGCCGGAACATCCCCCAACCGATTCGGCCTTCGGCCGATGGCAGACAGGAATGTCTGCCCCACGTTTCTACGAAAGGAAGCCCCGCCATGCAGTGCCCGAAATGTAGCGCCGAAATGAAGACGCAGGCCGTCGATGGGATCGAGGTCGATCAGTGCACCGGCTGCGGGGGGATGTGGTTCGACCTGCGCGAGCACGACCGCCTGCGGGAGAAGGGCGGCAAGGCGGTCGCATCGCTCGACTCGGGCGACCGCGCCAAAGGCGCGGCGAACAACGAAGAGCGCGACATCGACTGCCCGCGCTGCGGCGTGCAGATGGTTAAGCTCGCCCACCACGAGCAGACGCACATCCACTACGAGCAGTGCGCGACGTGTGGCGGGGCGTACTTCGATGCCGGGGAGTTCGATGACCTGCGCGAGCTGACGCTGGGCGAGCGTGTGAAACGCCTGCTGCCGGGGCTGCGTCGCGGGTAGATCGGCTTTGGCCCGTGTGGTGCCCGGGGTGGAGCGCCGCGAACCCCCGGAACGATTCTGTGTGCGGGGTGACAGGGTCTGACACCGGCGAGGCGCGGCGTGTGCTAGATTGCCCGCATGCCCGAATCGACACAGGCCACCAGCGAAATCGCCGATGCCGCGACGCGCGCGATGCTCGCGCTGGTGTTGACGCACGGGCTGGGGCCGCGCCTGATCGCAAGGGCGGTCGACAAGTGCGGCTCCGCGATGGGCGTGCTGGGTGCGACGGCGGCGACACTTGGCGAAGTCGAGGGCATCTCGAAAAAGAACGCGGGCAAGCTCAAACGCGCGATCGACGACGCCGCGGCTCCGGGCGGCGCGGCCGAGCGCGAGCTGGCGCTGGCGGCGAAGCACAACGCGGCGGTGGTGGCGATCGATGGGCCGGGCTACCCCGCGCTCCTGAAGGTGATCCCCGACGCGCCGCCGGTGCTGTGGGTGAAGGGTCGGTTGTCGGCGGACGATGCGCTGTCGCTGGCGATCGTCGGGTCGCGCAAGTGCTCGCACTACGGCCGGGAGCAGGCGGACCTGATCGCCAACGGGCTCGCGCATGCCGGGGTCACGGTCGTGTCGGGCGGGGCGTACGGCATCGACATCGCGGCGCACGAGGGCGCGCTCCGCGCGGCCAAGGGCGGCGCGGCCGCGTCGGGTGGGCGGACGGTTGCGGTGCTCGGTTCGGGATTAGCGAAGCCATATCCATCCGAACATGTTGGTCTACTGCGTGCGATCGTTGAAGAGGGCGGTGCATGCGGCGCCGTAGTGAGCGAGTTCCCGATGCTGACCGAGCCGAGGCCCGAGAATTTTCTGCGCCGAAACCGCATCATCTCCGGGCTGTCGCTGGGCGTGCTCGTTGTTGAGGCGGGCAAGCGCAGCGGCGCGTTGAGCACGGCCAGGCGCTGCGTCGACGAGCACGGGCGCGAGCTGATGGCGCTGCCCGGCCGGGTCGACTCGGCGTATGCGTTCGGCTGCCACCAGATCATCCGCGAGGGCTGGGGCCAGCTCGTGACGGGGGTGTCAGACATCCTCGACGTAATCGGCGGTGAGGCGCCGATGCTGGATGCGGCGCGTGAGCTGTGCGCGACGCCTGATTCTGATGCGGCGGCGCTGTCCTCGAAGCGGGCGACGGCGTCGCCGATGCAGGCGAGCCCCGAGTCGCAGAAGATTTTAGAGACGCTCGATGAGCCGAGGTCGCTCGATGAGATCGCCGCATGGACGGGGCTCGCCGCCGGGCAGGTTCAGGGCGAGCTGACGATGCTCGAAATCCGCGGCGCGGTGAAACGGCAGGGCGGACTGTTCGTGCGTCGGCGGTAGGGGAAAATGCCGGAAATGTGGCGCATCTGTTTTGTTTAGCCGTCGCCCAACGGGCGGCGCGCGGGTACAGGTGGCCGTAACGCGCCGCCCGTTGGGCGACGGCTAAACGACGATTCACGCATGCCTCAACACCGGTGTCGTGTACCGCCTTACACTACGCCGTTCTTCAAGGATTCCCCCGGAACGACGACGCGATGCTGCCGATCTACGACCTGACGACTGATGATGTCCCCGCCGGGCTGCTCACGCGGCTTACGGCCTTGCGCAACGCCGCCGATAGCGAAGGCAAGTGGTCGCCCATCGCGGCCGAGCTGATCGGGGACGTGCGCCGGCGTGGGGATGCGGCGGTCGTCGAGCACATGCAGCAGTTCGCGGGCCCGGCGTTTAGCGTCGAGCGCATGCGCGTCTCGGCGGATGAGCTCGCGGCGACGGGTGCGGCGCTGTCGGGCGACCTGCGCAGCGCGATCGAACGCGCGATCGAAAACGTTCGTGCGTATCAGCAGCACATCAAGCCGGCGGACGCCGAGCCCGTGACGATCGCGGGGGCGGAGCTTGGGCTGCGCTGGACGCCGATCACGCCGGTGGGTCTGCTCGTGCCGGGCGGGTCGGCGGTGTTGTTTTCGTCGCTCATCATGCTCGCGGTCCCGGCCATCGTCGCGGGGGTGGACCCCAAAGACATCACGGTCGTCAGCCCGCCGCCGTACCGCAAGGATGTCGGGCCGGATGCCGACGACGGTAGGGCGGGGGACATCTCGCCGATCACGCTGGCCGTCGCGCACATGCTCGGCATCGACAAGGTCTACCGCATCGGCGGCCCCGTCGCCGTCGCGGCGCTGGCGTACGGGACCGACACGATTGCGCCGGTCAACTTCATCGCGGGCCCGGGCCACCCGGTCGTGCAGGCGGCGAAGCTGCGTGTCAACGGCGCGGTCGGGATCGACGCGTTTTATGGCGCGAGCGAGATCGTCACGGTCGCGGATTCATCGTGCAATGTCCCCGGAGTTGCGGCGGATTTGATCGCACAGGCCGAGCACGACCCGGGCAAGTGTTTCCTGATCGCGTGGGAGCGCGAGGTCCTCGACACGATCCTTGGGGAGATCGCACGGCAGCTTCCCGAGCGCCAGCGGCGCGA
The sequence above is a segment of the Phycisphaeraceae bacterium D3-23 genome. Coding sequences within it:
- the hisD gene encoding histidinol dehydrogenase; the encoded protein is MLPIYDLTTDDVPAGLLTRLTALRNAADSEGKWSPIAAELIGDVRRRGDAAVVEHMQQFAGPAFSVERMRVSADELAATGAALSGDLRSAIERAIENVRAYQQHIKPADAEPVTIAGAELGLRWTPITPVGLLVPGGSAVLFSSLIMLAVPAIVAGVDPKDITVVSPPPYRKDVGPDADDGRAGDISPITLAVAHMLGIDKVYRIGGPVAVAALAYGTDTIAPVNFIAGPGHPVVQAAKLRVNGAVGIDAFYGASEIVTVADSSCNVPGVAADLIAQAEHDPGKCFLIAWEREVLDTILGEIARQLPERQRRDAIEASFREASCALLVKDAADAARWSDRFAAEHVNLAVTDPREFLSRVQHGGEFFLGDTPVAAGDYYAGPSHTLPTDTTGRFTSGVSCITFMKRSGTVAYPVGLPAQAIADIAAMAEAEGLDGHAASVRKRAR
- the dprA gene encoding DNA-processing protein DprA produces the protein MPESTQATSEIADAATRAMLALVLTHGLGPRLIARAVDKCGSAMGVLGATAATLGEVEGISKKNAGKLKRAIDDAAAPGGAAERELALAAKHNAAVVAIDGPGYPALLKVIPDAPPVLWVKGRLSADDALSLAIVGSRKCSHYGREQADLIANGLAHAGVTVVSGGAYGIDIAAHEGALRAAKGGAAASGGRTVAVLGSGLAKPYPSEHVGLLRAIVEEGGACGAVVSEFPMLTEPRPENFLRRNRIISGLSLGVLVVEAGKRSGALSTARRCVDEHGRELMALPGRVDSAYAFGCHQIIREGWGQLVTGVSDILDVIGGEAPMLDAARELCATPDSDAAALSSKRATASPMQASPESQKILETLDEPRSLDEIAAWTGLAAGQVQGELTMLEIRGAVKRQGGLFVRRR
- a CDS encoding zf-TFIIB domain-containing protein, which codes for MQCPKCSAEMKTQAVDGIEVDQCTGCGGMWFDLREHDRLREKGGKAVASLDSGDRAKGAANNEERDIDCPRCGVQMVKLAHHEQTHIHYEQCATCGGAYFDAGEFDDLRELTLGERVKRLLPGLRRG